In bacterium, the following proteins share a genomic window:
- a CDS encoding endonuclease domain-containing protein has product GAKFRRQHPLKGYILDFYCPEAGLVVELDGGGHAEESKIIRDKSRTEQLEEMGMSVIRFWNTDVYNNLEGVLLKIAEHIPGSPSP; this is encoded by the coding sequence GGCGCCAAGTTCCGCCGCCAGCATCCGCTGAAAGGCTACATCCTCGACTTCTACTGCCCGGAGGCAGGACTGGTCGTGGAGCTCGACGGCGGAGGGCACGCCGAGGAGAGTAAGATAATCCGCGATAAGAGTAGAACAGAGCAACTCGAAGAGATGGGAATGAGTGTAATCCGGTTTTGGAATACGGATGTATATAACAACCTTGAGGGAGTGTTACTAAAGATAGCCGAGCATATTCCCGGAAGCC